A segment of the Leptolyngbya sp. NIES-3755 genome:
ATATAACGGTCGGACGATTCAAGATGGAGTCGGTGTGAGAAAACAAGTGAGTTGGGAGCGATCGAGTTAGAGAAGTTTTTTGCTAAGAATTGTTCCGTCGAGGTTAATTGTGTAAGTCATCAGTTGCTGATAGTTCGTAACAGTCACTTTCCAGCCATTAACGTGCTTCATTGGCAGGCAAGACGCATTCGGATAGCGGAAACAATCAAAGGTTTTCTCGACTTCAGTAATGTTGAGATTCGCGATCGGTTGCTTCAAATCGGTTCGAGCCGTTTGGAATATGCGACGTGCGATCGCGGTTGGTAGTTCATCGGTGCGGACAGGTAAACCTGCGATCGCTTCTGTGCGAAAGATTCTTGCATCATTGCTAATTCGATAAACTTGTCGTTGATTGGTTTTACCGATCGCAGTGACACGATAGCCTGGGAATGTTTGTTGCAGGCAAGATTCTGCTAAATTTCCTAAACCCAAACAACTATCAGAAAAAGTCTGAGGTTCGACTTTTGTGATTAACACTCTAGAGAGCGAAAGTTGGAAATGATTACCTGCAATTCGTTTGATTTCGTCTTGAACTAAACTTGGTAAACGTCGCTCAATTGCCGTATTCGTAAGGTTTTCCTTTGCGCTCGGCTTTGAATCTGAGGAATTGAAAGATGAATCAATCACGGGCATCGATTGGGCAATTGCCAGAGATTGCAAAGGTAGTGAACTACCGAGAAGTAGACAGGCGACAATGAGATTAGGAAGCCGTTGAAGCATTGGATTTATACAGGTGAACGATTTAGCTCAAGCTTAAGTGGTGATTTAAACTGCTCTCATCCCATTACAGATTTTGAAACGTTCACAAATCTCTATCGTTAGCTAGGTGAATTTTCCCGGACGAGATCCTATAACCAAGCTTGGTAAACTATGACTTGATGGAAACTTCTGTTTTGGTGTAATTGGAGTTGCTGATTTTTCGTCCATCGAGTCGCGTGAAGTGAGTCAAACTCTAGCCACTTGGTGGAACGTTTTTATGAATCAACTGATTTCAACTGTTTTACAAAATTCTGAAGAAAAATCAGTCCTTCAGCACATTATCGATCGATTTCGTCGATCGAATCAGCGATACATTCTAAAAAATGACATTCTCCAAGCCTTTGCGGAATACTGCCACGAAGCTCGCAAACCTGCACATTTCCTACATGCTTCACATCTGGCACATCTGATTCAGTACAGTCACGAACTGTTGATTGAAGACGATCGCATTTGGTTGATTTTGCGCCCGTGGATTGGCAGTCAAGAGATTTGGGCACTCGATCCGATGCTGACTGAATGTGAATCGATGCCGCCAAAAGCCTTGCTCGAAGCTCGCGATCGCTTTGTGGGTCGCTCTCAATCAAATCTCTTTGAAATCGATGTCACTTCTTTCTATGAAGGGAGTCCGACGATCACTGATCCGCGCAATATGGGTGAGGGGGTTGGCTTTTTGAATCGTTATCTCACAAATCAGGTGATTGACGATCGCGATCATTGGTTAAGCATTCTGTTCGAGGTGCTGAATCGGCATCAGTATGACGGTATTCCATTGTTAACGAATGATCAAATTCAGTCTGGGGAACAGTTAGCGAAGCAAATTAAACAGGCAATTCAAATTCTGCGATCGCGTCCTGCGGAAGAGCCATACCAAGACATCCATTCCGAGTTACAAACGCTTGGGTTCGAGCCGGGATGGGGCAATACAGCGGAGCGGGCGCGAGAAATGATGGAACTGTTGGATCAGATGATCACAACGCCTCAGAGCGCGATTTTAGAAGCATTTGTCGCACGATTTCCTTCGGTGTTTCGAGTCGTGTCCATTTCGATTCATGGATGGGTTGGGCAGGAGGAATTAGGACGACCGGAAACGCTTGGACAAGTGGCTTATGTATTGGATCAAGCGCGAAGCCTCGATCGACAATTGCACCAGAACATTGAACTCAGTGGCTTGAAAATGCTGAATATTCAGCCTCAAGTGATTGTTCTCACTCGATTGATTCCGAACTGTGAAGGAACTCACTGTGCTTTGCCGTTTGAAAAGATTGATGATACTGAAAATGCTTGGATTCTGCGGGTTCCATTTCGAGAATTTAATCCGAAGGTCACAGAGAATTGGATTTCTAAATTTGATATTTGGGGGTATCTGGAACCTTATGCGATCGATGCTCAAGCTAGATTACTTCAGCAAATGGGCGGCAAACCTGATTTGATCATTGGTAACTACAGTGACGGAAATTTAGTTGCGGCACTAATGGCACGTCAGCTTAACGTGACGCATTGCAATATCGCGCACTCGTTAGAAAAACCAAAACATCTATTTAGTAATTTGTACTGGCAAGATTTAGAACCGCAGTATCATTTTTCCGCGCAATTTACCGCAGATTTAATTAGTATGAATGCGGCTGATTTTATTGTCACTTCGTCGTATCAAGAAATCGTTGGTTCTCCGGATACGATCGGGCAGTACGAATCTTATAAATGTTTCACGATGCCGCAGCTTTATCATGTGATCAATGGAATTGAGTTATTTAATCCGAAGTTCAATCGAGTTTCACCAGGAGTCGATGAGCGGGTCTTTTTCCCGTATACGAATGAGCGATCGAGTGAAAATCGCGATCGCATTTCTCATCTGATTTTTGAGCAAGAATCTCCATCGATTTTCGGCAAATTGGCTGATCCCAAACGGATTCCTCTGCTTGCGGTTGCGCCCTTGACCGCTGTGAAAAATTTATCCGGACTCGTGGAATGTTTTGGTCGCAGTCCTGAACTTCAGCAGCGTTGTAATTTAATCCTCGTTGCTAATAAACTTCGCGTTGAAGAAGCCATTAACGCACCCGAAGCCGAAGAGATTGAAAAACTGCACCGTTTGATTGATCATTACCAATTGCACGATCAAATTCGTTGGATTGGTGAACGCCTGTCTAATGGTGATCTCGGTGAAATGTATCGCTGCATTGCCGATCGCCAAGGAATTTTTGTTCATTTTGCTCGGTTTGAAGCATTTGGCAGAGTATTACTCGAAGCGATGATTTCTGGACTACCATCGTTTGTAACTGCATTCGGAGGAACTACCGAGATCATTGAAGACGACAGACACGGATTTTTGATCAACCCTACGGATTTGGAAGGGTCGGCGCGGAAGATTCTAGAATTTATCGATCGTGCCGAAGCTGATTCCGATTACTGGCATTCGATGTCAAATCGCAGCATTCACCGGATTCAAGATGAGTACAATTGGACACGACATACACAGCGTCTTTTGCTGCTGACCAAACTGTATAGTTTCTGGAACTATGTGCATCGTGACAGCCGAGAGTCTTTGCTGCACTATCTAGACGCTTTATTCCATCTGATCTACAAACCCAGAGCCGAACTGATTCTAGAACAACACCAAAACCAGTAACTCCCGGAGTTTTTGTGCCATGACCCAAACCGACCGCTCTCGCTTGATCTACACCGATTGGACAGTGATCGAACCTGCCTTCGATCCGAAGCTACTCAATTCCCGCGAAACTGTTTTTACGATCGGGAATGGCTATCTCGGTACTCGCGGCAGTTTTGAGGAAGGCTTTTCTCAATCTCAGGCTGCAACGTTGATTCACGGCGTTTACGATGATGTGCCCGTGGTTTATACGGAGTTAGTGAACTGTCCAGACTGGTTGCCGCTGTTGATCATTGTGGAGGGAGAGCGCTTTCGGCTCGATCAGGGTGAAATCCTCAGTTACGAACGCCAGTTAGATGTCAAGCGGGCGGTCTTAACTCGATCGATAAAATGGCGTAGTCCAAACGGAAAAACGGTCGCGTTAAACTTTGAACGATTCGCGAGTTTAGCAGATGAACATGTCGTCGGATTGCGCTGTCAGATCACACCGGAACAAGATGCGATCGTAGAAGTTCAAGCGAGCATTAATGGTTATCCAGAGAATCAAGGTTTTAACCATTGGGAACAGTTAGGACAAGGAAAAACCGAGCATGGGGTTTGGCTACAAGTTCGGACTCGCACTTCACATATTGAGCTTGCAATGGCTTCGAGCTTGTCATTGATTGGGGCAGAAGGAGCAGTACAAACGACGAATGTTCCAGGGTATCCAACACTGACCACAACATTCATGGCTCACGCTGGGGAAACCATTACGATCGAGAACTTGATCACGATCTATACGTCTCGTGATGTCGAAGCTCCAGTAAAATCTGCTCAATCCAAACTCGCTGCACTCCCTGACTATCAAACGCTTTTTGCGGCTCATAAACAAAGTTGGGCAGAAACCTGGGAGCAAAGTGACATCATCATCGAAGGTGACTTACGCGCTCAATTTGCAGTTCGCTATAACTTATTTCAATTGTTGATTGCAGCCGCTCGACACAACGATCGAGTCAGTATTCCTGCTAAAACGCTTTCTGGATTTGGCTATCGCGGTCACGTTTTTTGGGACACAGAAATCTTTATTCTGCCGTTCTTTACCTTTACTCAGCCGCATCTCGCTCGAAACTTACTCACCTATCGCTACCATACGATCGAGGGCGCACGTCGCAAAGCCGCTTACTATGGCTACAAAGGCGCAATGTACTCTTGGGAAAGTGCCGATACAGGCGATGAAGTCACTCCAAGATGGGCATTACCAAAAGATCCGTATGGGGAAGACATTCGGATTTGGTGTCGCGATCGCGAAATTCACATCAGTGCTGATATTGCTTATGCGTCTTGGTACTACTGGAAAGCGACCGAAGATGATGAATGGATGCGCGATTATGGTTGCGAAATCATGCTTGATACCGCCGTGTTTTGGATGAGCCGAACCGAGTGGAGTACACGCTATGAACGCTACGAAATTCGCGAAGTGATTGGTGCTGATGAATATCATGAGCACGTCGATAACAATGCTTTTACGAACCGAATGGCACAATGGCATTTGGAAAAAGCAATCTACATCTACGATTGGCTAAAAGAGTGTTATCCAGAGCGATTAAAAGACTTATGCGATCGATTAAAGATCAGTCCAGAACGTCGATCGCGCTGGCAAGACATTGCAACGAACATCTGGATTCCATATCACCCCTCTGGCTTGATCGAACAATCAGAAGACTTTTTCAAGCTCAAAGATATCAACCTCCAAGACTATGAGCCGCGCACCAAATCAATGCAGGCAATCCTTGGAATTGATGGAGCCGACAAAGCTCAAGTTCTGAAACAACCCGATGTATTGATGTTGCTCTATCTCATGCGGCAATCTGAAGAGTTCCCCTACTCAGAAAAGGCTTTAGAAACGAACTGGAACTATTACGCACCTCGAACTGACATTACCTACGGATCATCTTTAGGTCCTGCGATTCATGCGATCTTAGCTTCAGATCTGAACATGACCGTTGAAGCTTATGAGCGATTCATGCAAGCTGTGTTAGTAGACTTAGAAGACACTCGCAGCAATGCTCATGAGGGCATTCATGGTGCATCCGCAGGTGGCATCTGGCAAGCCGTTGTTCTTGGCTTTGGGGGTATCCAATTTGGCGATGAACCGTTTGCACACCCGCATCTCCCCCCCGGTTGGACGCGGCTGAAATTCCGCCTACACTGGCGCGGCAAATGGCACGACTTTGATCTAAGACCTGATTCATCTAAACTCATCATGACTGATTCTCTTAACATTCAAGGCGCAATCTTCGACCTCGATGGGGTCATTACTGATACAGCCGAATATCATTACCGTTCTTGGCAACGACTTGCTGATGAGGAAGGTTTACCGTTCGATCGACAAGCCAACGAAGCGCTCCGAGGCATTTCTCGCCGCGCATCCTTGATGAAAATCATCGGCGATCGTTCTTACCCTGAAGCGCAAATCCAGGAAATGATGGAGCGCAAGAACAATTACTACGTTGAATCGATCGGAGCGATTTCACCCGATGATCTACTCCCTGGAGCAAAAGAACTGCTCAAAGAACTGAGACAAGCAGGAATTAAGATTTCTCTAGGTTCAGCGAGTAAGAATGCGCTTCCTGTGATTGAAAAGCTAGGAATTGCAGATTTGTTTGATGCGATCGCAGATGGTCACAGTGTCGATCGTCCGAAACCTGCTCCTGATCTCTTTCTGTTTGCGGCAAAAGAACTTGGACTTGCTCCAGAACAGTGTGTTGTCTTTGAAGATGCGGCTGCTGGAATCGAAGCTGCTTTAGCAGGACACATGTGGGCAGTGGGATTGGGCCCAGAAGAGCGTGTTGGTGAAGCTCATGTTGTCCTGTCTAGCTTGGAGATTCACTGGGCAGATCTACTTGCACAATTACAGCAAGCCGCGAAGGAAAGCGATAAACAGGCAGAATTGATTCGATAGCATTGGATTAATGGTAGAAGCGCTCGATCGACTGTTGAACGCTTCTACTCATTTAGCCATTTGATATAAGAAATTCTCAATCGCTTTCGCAGAGGTCTATTTAGACCTATACAAAATTTCCACATACATCCTCTATCTATTTGTAGATGCGTAAATACGCGCAGTTATTGTTTCCTTGCGTAGTGACTATCGTGCGGAGTGATGATTGTGGTAAATCAACTGGTGCAACAAGTCCGTCAGTCCGTCAAGACAAATCGCTCCCTATGGCTAGCAACGTTTCTGCTAATCCCGATCGCGCTTCTAGCGACAGCGTTTTGGACTGTCCGAGCAGATATGCGGCTCTATTACAACTATTCATCTCAAATTGCTCAAGGTCAGATCCCCTACCGAGATTTTCCAGTAGAGTATCCACCTTTAGCACTGTTACAACTTTGTCTGCCTCAACTTTTCAGAGTCGGATCTGATGAGTTCTTCCGTCATTTGTACTACGTTATTTTTGCTGCACTGAATGTGATTTTATGTGGGATCACAGCAGTGCTCGTTGCAAAGATGGCGCAACAGCAATCAAAGCAGGACTTTAGACGAACGATCGCGCTCTTTAGCTTGCTTGTGGTTCTCAATGCCGCGATTATCCTCTGCCGCTTTGATATGTTGCCTGCACTACTCACCGCATTAGCTGTATGGTGCGTGACCATTAATCGTCCAGGTTGGGCAGGCATCTCGATCGGCTTGGGGATCATGACAAAACTGTATCCGATCGTTCTATTACCTGTTTTGGGCTTGTACTATCTCACGAGACGGCAGTATGTTGAGGGGTCGAAATTTTTGGGCGGGAGTGTCCTTG
Coding sequences within it:
- a CDS encoding sucrose synthase (similar to AA sequence:cyanobase_aa:LBDG_04830) is translated as MNQLISTVLQNSEEKSVLQHIIDRFRRSNQRYILKNDILQAFAEYCHEARKPAHFLHASHLAHLIQYSHELLIEDDRIWLILRPWIGSQEIWALDPMLTECESMPPKALLEARDRFVGRSQSNLFEIDVTSFYEGSPTITDPRNMGEGVGFLNRYLTNQVIDDRDHWLSILFEVLNRHQYDGIPLLTNDQIQSGEQLAKQIKQAIQILRSRPAEEPYQDIHSELQTLGFEPGWGNTAERAREMMELLDQMITTPQSAILEAFVARFPSVFRVVSISIHGWVGQEELGRPETLGQVAYVLDQARSLDRQLHQNIELSGLKMLNIQPQVIVLTRLIPNCEGTHCALPFEKIDDTENAWILRVPFREFNPKVTENWISKFDIWGYLEPYAIDAQARLLQQMGGKPDLIIGNYSDGNLVAALMARQLNVTHCNIAHSLEKPKHLFSNLYWQDLEPQYHFSAQFTADLISMNAADFIVTSSYQEIVGSPDTIGQYESYKCFTMPQLYHVINGIELFNPKFNRVSPGVDERVFFPYTNERSSENRDRISHLIFEQESPSIFGKLADPKRIPLLAVAPLTAVKNLSGLVECFGRSPELQQRCNLILVANKLRVEEAINAPEAEEIEKLHRLIDHYQLHDQIRWIGERLSNGDLGEMYRCIADRQGIFVHFARFEAFGRVLLEAMISGLPSFVTAFGGTTEIIEDDRHGFLINPTDLEGSARKILEFIDRAEADSDYWHSMSNRSIHRIQDEYNWTRHTQRLLLLTKLYSFWNYVHRDSRESLLHYLDALFHLIYKPRAELILEQHQNQ
- a CDS encoding hypothetical protein (hypothetical protein all7188;~similar to AA sequence:cyanobase_aa:LBDG_13230); translated protein: MLQRLPNLIVACLLLGSSLPLQSLAIAQSMPVIDSSFNSSDSKPSAKENLTNTAIERRLPSLVQDEIKRIAGNHFQLSLSRVLITKVEPQTFSDSCLGLGNLAESCLQQTFPGYRVTAIGKTNQRQVYRISNDARIFRTEAIAGLPVRTDELPTAIARRIFQTARTDLKQPIANLNITEVEKTFDCFRYPNASCLPMKHVNGWKVTVTNYQQLMTYTINLDGTILSKKLL
- a CDS encoding beta-phosphoglucomutase (similar to AA sequence:cyanobase_aa:LBDG_04840), with amino-acid sequence MTQTDRSRLIYTDWTVIEPAFDPKLLNSRETVFTIGNGYLGTRGSFEEGFSQSQAATLIHGVYDDVPVVYTELVNCPDWLPLLIIVEGERFRLDQGEILSYERQLDVKRAVLTRSIKWRSPNGKTVALNFERFASLADEHVVGLRCQITPEQDAIVEVQASINGYPENQGFNHWEQLGQGKTEHGVWLQVRTRTSHIELAMASSLSLIGAEGAVQTTNVPGYPTLTTTFMAHAGETITIENLITIYTSRDVEAPVKSAQSKLAALPDYQTLFAAHKQSWAETWEQSDIIIEGDLRAQFAVRYNLFQLLIAAARHNDRVSIPAKTLSGFGYRGHVFWDTEIFILPFFTFTQPHLARNLLTYRYHTIEGARRKAAYYGYKGAMYSWESADTGDEVTPRWALPKDPYGEDIRIWCRDREIHISADIAYASWYYWKATEDDEWMRDYGCEIMLDTAVFWMSRTEWSTRYERYEIREVIGADEYHEHVDNNAFTNRMAQWHLEKAIYIYDWLKECYPERLKDLCDRLKISPERRSRWQDIATNIWIPYHPSGLIEQSEDFFKLKDINLQDYEPRTKSMQAILGIDGADKAQVLKQPDVLMLLYLMRQSEEFPYSEKALETNWNYYAPRTDITYGSSLGPAIHAILASDLNMTVEAYERFMQAVLVDLEDTRSNAHEGIHGASAGGIWQAVVLGFGGIQFGDEPFAHPHLPPGWTRLKFRLHWRGKWHDFDLRPDSSKLIMTDSLNIQGAIFDLDGVITDTAEYHYRSWQRLADEEGLPFDRQANEALRGISRRASLMKIIGDRSYPEAQIQEMMERKNNYYVESIGAISPDDLLPGAKELLKELRQAGIKISLGSASKNALPVIEKLGIADLFDAIADGHSVDRPKPAPDLFLFAAKELGLAPEQCVVFEDAAAGIEAALAGHMWAVGLGPEERVGEAHVVLSSLEIHWADLLAQLQQAAKESDKQAELIR